The Spirosoma sp. SC4-14 DNA window CAGCAGTATGAAGATGCGCTGAATGAATTGGGGCAGATCCCAGCCGTGCTAAAACCGGATATTGCTCCCTTCAACACATTTAGTTCCCGTGCCAGCCGTGATCATGGTGTTTTTGCTGAATTTGTACGCACAACGCCCGGTGCGCTACGGAGTCAGAATCCAGGCGCTTCGGTTGCGGCTATTGGTCGGCTGGCCAAGTGGTTTACAACTGATCATCCATTCGATTATGGTTATGGGCCTGGCTCTCCGTTTGAAAAACTGGTGTTGACCGATGGGAAAATTCTGATGATTGGGGCACCGCTGGACACAATGAGCATCTTGCACCATGCCGAACATCTGGCGCAGATTCCCGGCAAACGTATTCGGCATATGGAGGTTCCACTACAACTTGACGGTGAGGTTTGTTGGCGTATGATTGAAGAGTTTGATACAGCCGATCCGGTTGTAG harbors:
- the aac(3) gene encoding aminoglycoside 3-N-acetyltransferase, yielding MTNQPMTNFMLTVGDNLYWTRRLLGEHLRRLGLRAGDAVMVHAGLRAVGPMLNGPDTLIDAIRDVIGNQGTLLCYVNWEQQYEDALNELGQIPAVLKPDIAPFNTFSSRASRDHGVFAEFVRTTPGALRSQNPGASVAAIGRLAKWFTTDHPFDYGYGPGSPFEKLVLTDGKILMIGAPLDTMSILHHAEHLAQIPGKRIRHMEVPLQLDGEVCWRMIEEFDTADPVVDGLDADYFKTIVEDFLNTESGLIGRVGGASAVIVSAKAIVQFAVRWLEQRFG